A single window of Enterobacteriaceae bacterium ESL0689 DNA harbors:
- a CDS encoding HAD-IIA family hydrolase — MTIKNIICDIDGVLMHDNIAIPGAAEFIKRVAEKGMPLVILTNYPSQTAQDLANRFATAGIDVPDSIFYTSAMATADFLQRQEGKKAYVVGEGALIHELYKAGFTITDVNPDFVIVGETRSFNWEMMHKAAFFVTRGARFIATNPDTHGHGYTPACGALCAGIEKISGRTPFYVGKPSPWIIRSALNKIAAHSEQTVIVGDNLTTDILAGVQAGLKTILVLSGVSAREDIDNMPFRPSWIYSSVAEIDIF; from the coding sequence ATGACAATTAAAAACATCATTTGTGATATTGACGGTGTACTGATGCACGACAATATTGCCATTCCAGGTGCGGCAGAATTTATTAAACGCGTAGCTGAAAAAGGAATGCCGCTGGTGATCCTGACGAACTACCCTTCCCAGACGGCACAGGATCTGGCTAACCGCTTTGCCACGGCGGGGATCGATGTTCCGGATAGCATCTTTTACACTTCAGCAATGGCAACCGCCGACTTTTTGCAGCGCCAGGAGGGCAAAAAGGCGTATGTTGTCGGCGAAGGGGCCTTGATTCATGAACTCTATAAGGCCGGTTTCACCATCACCGATGTCAACCCGGATTTTGTTATTGTCGGCGAAACACGCTCGTTTAACTGGGAAATGATGCATAAAGCCGCCTTTTTTGTCACCCGCGGTGCCCGTTTTATTGCCACTAATCCGGATACACATGGTCATGGCTATACCCCGGCCTGCGGCGCACTGTGTGCCGGTATTGAGAAAATATCGGGGCGCACCCCCTTCTATGTCGGTAAACCCAGCCCGTGGATTATCCGTTCGGCCCTGAATAAAATAGCGGCGCATTCTGAACAGACTGTCATTGTCGGCGATAACCTGACGACCGATATTCTGGCTGGCGTCCAGGCGGGACTGAAGACCATTCTGGTGCTTTCTGGCGTTTCCGCGCGAGAAGATATTGACAATATGCCATTCAGACCTTCATGGATTTACTCCTCTGTGGCTGAAATTGATATTTTCTGA
- the fldA gene encoding flavodoxin FldA — translation MALIGIFFGSDTGNTENIAKMIQTRLGKDIADIHDIAKSSKEDLQAYQILLFGIPTWYYGEAQCDWDDFFPTLEEIDFNGKQVALFGCGDQEDYAEYFCDALGTIRDIIEPQGATIIGHWPTAGYHFEASKGLADSDHFVGLAIDEDRQPELTTERVDQWVKLISDQLRLNELRNA, via the coding sequence ATGGCACTCATCGGCATCTTTTTTGGCAGCGACACAGGTAACACCGAGAATATTGCAAAAATGATCCAGACACGTCTTGGTAAAGACATCGCTGATATTCACGATATTGCCAAAAGCAGCAAAGAAGATCTGCAGGCTTATCAGATCCTGCTATTCGGTATCCCAACCTGGTACTATGGCGAAGCGCAATGTGACTGGGATGACTTCTTTCCAACGCTGGAAGAGATCGATTTCAATGGCAAGCAGGTAGCCCTGTTTGGCTGTGGTGATCAGGAAGATTACGCCGAATATTTCTGTGATGCGCTGGGAACTATCCGCGATATTATCGAACCGCAGGGGGCGACGATTATTGGCCACTGGCCAACCGCAGGCTATCATTTTGAAGCCTCTAAAGGTCTGGCAGACAGTGATCATTTCGTCGGCCTGGCTATCGATGAAGATCGTCAGCCAGAACTGACTACGGAGCGTGTCGATCAATGGGTTAAGTTAATTTCTGACCAGCTGCGTCTCAATGAACTCAGGAATGCCTGA
- the pgm gene encoding phosphoglucomutase (alpha-D-glucose-1,6-bisphosphate-dependent), whose product MAVDKRAGQPAQQSDLINVAQLTAQYYVLQPDISNTEHAVKFGTSGHRGSARRHNFNESHILAIAQAIAENRAKNGISGPCYVGKDTHALSEPAFISVLEVLAANGIDAIVQENNGFTPTPAISHAILMHNQQGGSVADGIVITPSHNPPEDGGIKYNPPNGGPADTGVTREIENRANALLSAGLQGVKRLSLAAAWASGHVQEQDLIQPYIEGLANIVDMAAIQKAGLKLGVDPLGGSGIEYWKRIAQHYQLDLTIVNDHVDQTFRFMHLDKDGAIRMDCSSPCAMAGLLALRDKFDLAFANDPDYDRHGIVTPAGLMNPNHYLAVAINYLFRHRPQWRPQVAVGKTLVSSAMIDRVVADLGRQLVEVPVGFKWFVDGLFTGHLGFGGEESAGASFLCFDGTPWSTDKDGIIMCLLAAEITAVTGKNPQQLYDELAARFGAPSYNRLQAAATSAQKAALSKLSPEMVCASQLAGDPITARLTTAPGNGAAIGGLKVMTDNGWFAARPSGTEDAYKIYCESFLGETHRQQIEKEAVEIVNEVLKNV is encoded by the coding sequence ATGGCAGTGGATAAACGCGCAGGACAGCCTGCACAGCAAAGTGACTTGATTAATGTGGCGCAACTGACCGCGCAGTACTATGTATTGCAGCCAGATATCAGCAACACGGAACATGCGGTAAAATTTGGCACCTCCGGTCATCGCGGAAGTGCCAGACGGCATAACTTCAATGAATCCCATATTCTGGCCATTGCGCAGGCCATTGCTGAAAACCGGGCAAAGAATGGGATAAGCGGCCCCTGCTATGTCGGTAAAGATACCCATGCTTTATCTGAACCGGCTTTTATTTCCGTACTGGAGGTGCTGGCGGCCAATGGCATCGATGCCATTGTGCAGGAAAACAACGGCTTTACGCCCACTCCGGCGATCTCTCATGCCATCCTGATGCACAATCAACAAGGCGGTTCTGTCGCCGATGGCATTGTGATTACCCCCTCGCATAATCCCCCCGAAGATGGCGGTATCAAATATAATCCGCCCAACGGTGGCCCGGCGGATACCGGGGTCACCCGCGAGATAGAAAATCGTGCTAACGCGCTGTTATCTGCTGGTTTACAAGGAGTGAAACGTCTCTCCCTGGCGGCGGCATGGGCATCCGGTCATGTTCAGGAACAGGATCTGATCCAGCCTTACATCGAAGGGCTGGCGAATATCGTCGATATGGCGGCGATTCAGAAAGCGGGTCTCAAACTGGGGGTTGATCCGCTGGGCGGCTCAGGTATCGAATACTGGAAACGGATTGCACAGCACTATCAGCTGGATCTGACTATCGTCAATGATCATGTGGATCAGACTTTCCGTTTTATGCATCTTGATAAAGACGGGGCCATCCGGATGGATTGCTCATCGCCATGTGCGATGGCGGGATTACTGGCATTGCGCGATAAATTCGACCTGGCATTTGCCAATGATCCGGATTATGACCGCCACGGTATCGTGACCCCCGCCGGGCTGATGAACCCTAACCATTATCTGGCAGTCGCGATTAACTACTTGTTCCGCCATCGCCCGCAATGGCGTCCGCAGGTCGCCGTCGGTAAAACGCTGGTCTCTTCGGCGATGATCGATCGGGTTGTCGCTGATCTGGGACGTCAACTGGTAGAAGTTCCGGTAGGCTTTAAATGGTTTGTTGATGGTCTGTTTACGGGGCATTTAGGTTTTGGCGGTGAAGAGAGTGCCGGGGCATCGTTCCTCTGTTTTGACGGCACACCGTGGTCGACCGATAAAGATGGCATCATTATGTGTCTGCTGGCAGCGGAAATTACCGCAGTCACCGGTAAAAATCCGCAACAGCTGTATGATGAACTGGCCGCCCGTTTCGGTGCCCCCAGTTACAATCGCCTGCAGGCGGCGGCCACCTCAGCACAGAAAGCCGCACTGTCTAAGTTATCCCCGGAAATGGTCTGTGCCAGCCAGCTGGCCGGTGATCCGATTACCGCGCGTCTGACCACGGCACCGGGCAACGGTGCGGCGATTGGTGGGCTGAAAGTGATGACCGATAACGGCTGGTTCGCAGCTCGGCCGTCGGGTACTGAAGATGCTTATAAAATCTACTGTGAAAGTTTCCTTGGTGAAACGCATCGTCAACAGATAGAAAAAGAAGCGGTAGAGATAGTGAATGAAGTGCTGAAAAACGTCTGA
- the asnB gene encoding asparagine synthase B, producing MCSIFGVLDIKTDAGELRKKALELSRLMRHRGPDWSGIYASDKAILAHERLSIVDVNAGAQPLYNPQKTHVLAVNGEIYNHQALRAEYRDRYTFQTGSDCEVILALYQEKGAAFLDQLRGMFAFVLYDSEQDAWLIGRDHLGIIPLYTGYDEHGNFYVASEMKALVPVCRTIKEFPPGSYLWSKDGEIKQYYQRDWFSYDAVKNNVTDKNALRQALEESVKSHLMSDVPYGVLLSGGLDSSIISAITKKFSARRVEDQERSEAWWPQLHSFAVGLQGSPDLKAAQEVANHLGTIHHEIHFTVQEGLDAIRDVIYHIETYDVTTIRASTPMYLMARKIKAMGIKMVLSGEGSDEVFGGYLYFHKAPDAKELHEETVRKLLALHMFDCARANKAMAAWGVEARVPFLDKQFLDVAMRINPQDKMCGKDKMEKHILRECFESYLPASIVWRQKEQFSDGVGYSWIDTLKEVASQQISDQQLATASFRFPYNTPTSKEGYLYREIFEELFPLPSAAECVPGGPSVACSSAKAIEWDEAFKTMDDPSGRAVGVHQSAYK from the coding sequence ATGTGTTCAATTTTTGGTGTACTGGATATTAAAACGGATGCGGGCGAACTGCGTAAAAAAGCGCTGGAACTTTCCCGCCTGATGCGCCATCGTGGGCCCGACTGGTCCGGTATATATGCCAGTGATAAAGCGATTCTGGCTCATGAGCGCCTATCCATTGTCGACGTTAATGCGGGGGCTCAACCACTCTATAATCCGCAAAAAACGCATGTGCTGGCCGTGAATGGTGAAATCTATAATCATCAGGCATTGCGTGCTGAATACCGTGATCGCTATACCTTCCAGACAGGTTCTGATTGCGAAGTCATCCTCGCGCTCTATCAGGAAAAAGGCGCCGCCTTTCTTGATCAACTGCGTGGAATGTTCGCTTTCGTATTATATGACAGTGAACAGGACGCGTGGCTGATTGGGCGTGATCATCTGGGAATTATTCCCCTGTATACCGGCTATGATGAACACGGTAACTTCTATGTTGCTTCTGAAATGAAAGCACTGGTTCCGGTCTGCCGAACCATTAAAGAGTTTCCGCCAGGCAGCTATCTGTGGAGTAAAGACGGGGAAATCAAACAATATTATCAGCGTGACTGGTTTAGCTATGATGCGGTCAAAAATAATGTGACCGATAAAAATGCACTACGTCAGGCGCTGGAAGAGTCAGTAAAAAGCCATCTGATGTCTGATGTCCCTTACGGCGTGCTGCTCTCCGGTGGCCTGGATTCCTCTATTATCTCGGCGATCACCAAAAAATTCTCTGCCCGCCGGGTGGAAGATCAGGAGCGCAGCGAAGCCTGGTGGCCGCAATTGCACTCTTTTGCTGTCGGCCTGCAAGGCTCGCCGGATCTGAAAGCGGCACAAGAGGTGGCGAACCATCTGGGCACCATTCACCACGAGATCCATTTTACTGTCCAGGAGGGGCTGGACGCCATCCGTGACGTTATCTACCACATCGAAACCTATGATGTCACCACCATCCGCGCTTCAACACCAATGTACCTGATGGCGCGCAAAATCAAAGCGATGGGAATCAAAATGGTGCTGTCTGGTGAAGGGTCGGATGAAGTTTTTGGTGGTTATCTTTACTTCCACAAAGCACCTGACGCTAAAGAACTGCACGAAGAAACAGTGCGTAAGTTACTGGCATTACATATGTTTGACTGCGCGCGCGCCAATAAAGCGATGGCCGCCTGGGGAGTGGAAGCACGGGTTCCGTTCCTCGATAAACAGTTCCTTGATGTCGCCATGCGCATAAACCCACAGGACAAAATGTGTGGCAAAGATAAAATGGAAAAACATATTCTGCGCGAATGTTTTGAATCCTATCTCCCTGCCAGTATTGTCTGGCGGCAGAAAGAGCAGTTCTCTGATGGTGTCGGCTATAGCTGGATCGATACCCTGAAAGAGGTCGCCAGCCAGCAAATTTCTGATCAGCAACTGGCCACCGCGAGCTTCCGTTTTCCGTACAATACCCCAACCTCGAAAGAGGGCTATCTGTATCGCGAAATCTTTGAAGAACTGTTTCCGCTGCCCAGTGCTGCGGAATGTGTCCCTGGCGGCCCTTCGGTTGCCTGTTCTTCCGCGAAGGCCATTGAGTGGGATGAGGCATTCAAAACCATGGATGATCCCTCGGGTCGCGCGGTAGGTGTTCATCAGTCGGCGTATAAATAA
- the ybfF gene encoding esterase yields MILNSRAQYARNPQQNFPVMLVHGLFGSLDNLGSLARDLVTDYDTLQVDMRNHGLSPRSPEMTYTAMAQDLLDTLDAHQWDNVILIGHSMGGKAIMALSALAGARIHGLIVLDIAPVNYQQHRHDHIFRAINAVSAAGEISRQQAAVIMRQYLHEEGVIQFLLKSFVDGQWRFNVPVLWDQYSNITGWQPLPAWPHPALFITGSNSSYVTDACRAPLLAQFPQARAHVIPGAGHWLHAEKPQSVIRAIRRYLTTLPARKD; encoded by the coding sequence ATGATATTAAATAGTCGCGCGCAATATGCACGCAATCCGCAACAGAATTTTCCTGTTATGCTGGTGCACGGGCTGTTTGGCAGCCTCGATAACCTCGGGAGCCTCGCCCGTGATCTGGTCACTGATTACGATACTTTACAAGTCGATATGCGCAATCATGGTCTCTCCCCCCGCTCTCCGGAGATGACTTATACTGCGATGGCGCAGGATCTGCTCGATACCCTCGATGCCCATCAATGGGACAACGTGATCCTGATTGGCCATTCGATGGGCGGAAAAGCGATCATGGCACTCAGTGCGCTGGCAGGAGCGCGTATTCATGGCTTGATCGTACTGGATATTGCGCCGGTGAACTATCAGCAACATCGCCATGATCACATCTTCCGCGCGATTAATGCCGTGAGCGCCGCTGGCGAAATCTCCCGCCAGCAGGCGGCGGTCATCATGCGCCAGTATCTTCACGAGGAGGGAGTCATTCAGTTTCTGTTAAAATCTTTTGTTGATGGTCAGTGGCGCTTTAATGTCCCGGTATTATGGGATCAGTATTCCAATATCACCGGCTGGCAACCGCTCCCCGCCTGGCCACATCCGGCACTATTCATTACCGGCAGCAACTCATCTTATGTCACGGATGCCTGCCGTGCGCCTTTACTGGCGCAGTTCCCTCAGGCGCGGGCACATGTGATCCCCGGCGCGGGCCACTGGCTACATGCCGAAAAACCGCAGAGCGTCATACGCGCCATTCGTCGTTACCTGACCACTTTGCCCGCACGAAAAGATTAA
- the ybfE gene encoding LexA regulated protein, whose amino-acid sequence MAKEQTDRTTLDLFAHERRPGRPRTNPLSRDEQLRINKRNQLKRDKVRGLKRVELKLNAEAVDALNALSSARNINRSELIEEILISQLAILYQQNND is encoded by the coding sequence ATGGCAAAAGAACAAACTGACCGAACCACATTAGATTTGTTTGCCCATGAGCGTCGCCCTGGCAGACCAAGAACCAATCCATTGTCACGCGATGAACAATTACGCATCAATAAACGCAATCAACTCAAGCGCGATAAAGTCCGTGGCCTGAAACGTGTAGAGTTAAAACTCAACGCAGAAGCCGTTGACGCACTCAATGCGTTGTCAAGCGCGCGCAATATCAATCGCAGCGAGTTAATCGAAGAGATACTCATCAGCCAGCTGGCCATCTTGTATCAGCAGAATAATGACTGA
- the fur gene encoding ferric iron uptake transcriptional regulator — MTDNNTALKKAGLKVTLPRLKILEVLQEPSNHHVSAEDLYKRLIDMGEEIGLATVYRVLNQFDDAGIVTRHNFEGGKSVFELTQQHHHDHLICLDCGKVIEFSDDSIEARQREIAASHGIQLTNHSLYLYGHCAEGDCRRDPHAHETVKK; from the coding sequence ATGACTGACAACAATACCGCCTTAAAGAAAGCTGGCCTGAAAGTCACGCTGCCAAGATTAAAAATTCTGGAAGTCCTGCAGGAACCCAGTAACCACCATGTCAGTGCTGAAGATTTATATAAACGTCTGATTGATATGGGAGAAGAGATCGGTCTTGCCACTGTTTATCGCGTACTGAACCAGTTTGATGATGCTGGCATTGTTACCCGTCACAACTTCGAGGGGGGAAAATCGGTTTTCGAACTGACGCAACAACATCACCACGATCACCTTATTTGTCTTGACTGTGGTAAAGTGATTGAATTCAGCGATGATTCTATTGAAGCGCGGCAACGCGAAATTGCCGCCAGTCATGGTATCCAGCTGACTAATCACAGCCTGTATTTGTACGGGCACTGTGCAGAAGGTGACTGTCGTCGCGATCCTCATGCCCATGAGACAGTTAAAAAGTAA
- the nagB gene encoding glucosamine-6-phosphate deaminase: MRLIPLITAEQVGKWAARHIVNRINTFKPTADRPFVLGLPTGSTPLTTYRMLIEMHQAGQVSFQYVVTFNMDEYVGLPVGHPESYHSFMHRHFFDHIDIPAENINILDGNAADIDAECQRYEEKIRACGKINLFMGGVGHDGHIAFNEPASSLTSRTRIKTLTHDTRLANSRFFDGDIDQVPKYALTVGVGTLLDAEEVMILVLGQQKAQALQAAVEGSVNHMWTISCLQLHPKAIIVCDQPSTMELKVKTLNYFTELEAKNIKGL, translated from the coding sequence ATGAGACTGATCCCGCTAATCACCGCTGAGCAGGTCGGCAAATGGGCTGCCCGTCATATCGTGAATCGTATCAATACCTTTAAACCAACGGCGGATCGCCCATTCGTACTGGGTCTGCCGACCGGCAGCACACCGCTAACCACCTACCGCATGCTGATTGAGATGCACCAGGCCGGTCAGGTGAGTTTTCAGTATGTCGTGACCTTCAATATGGACGAATATGTCGGATTGCCCGTCGGGCATCCCGAAAGTTATCACAGTTTCATGCACCGACACTTTTTTGATCATATCGATATCCCCGCAGAAAATATCAATATCCTTGATGGCAATGCGGCTGATATCGATGCGGAATGTCAGCGTTATGAAGAAAAAATCCGCGCCTGCGGTAAAATCAACCTGTTTATGGGCGGCGTGGGTCACGATGGTCATATCGCTTTCAATGAACCCGCCTCCTCACTGACCTCCCGCACCCGAATTAAAACGCTGACCCACGATACCCGCCTGGCAAACTCACGCTTCTTCGACGGTGATATCGATCAGGTGCCTAAATATGCGCTGACGGTCGGTGTGGGCACCTTACTGGATGCCGAAGAGGTAATGATTCTGGTGCTCGGACAGCAAAAGGCGCAGGCATTACAGGCGGCGGTTGAAGGCAGTGTCAATCATATGTGGACAATTAGCTGCCTGCAGCTGCATCCGAAAGCGATCATCGTCTGTGACCAGCCATCGACCATGGAGCTGAAGGTTAAAACGCTTAACTATTTTACTGAACTAGAAGCTAAAAATATCAAGGGGTTATAA
- the seqA gene encoding replication initiation negative regulator SeqA — protein MKTIEVDDDLYSYIASHTQHIGESASDILRRMLRFSAVAQSDTASAKDILPAMSDGESKPGITITAKDNIRAMRELLLSDEYAEQKRAVNRFILILATLYAQNAQAFAAATESLHGRTRIYFAEEARTLLKSGNHTKPKPIPGTPWWVITNTNTGRKCSMIAHIMQSMQFPAELIEKVCGTI, from the coding sequence ATGAAAACAATTGAAGTTGATGACGATCTCTATAGCTATATTGCCAGCCATACACAGCATATCGGTGAAAGCGCATCCGACATTTTACGGCGCATGTTACGATTTTCCGCTGTAGCGCAGTCAGATACCGCGTCAGCAAAAGACATTTTGCCAGCAATGTCCGATGGTGAGTCGAAACCGGGTATCACGATCACGGCGAAAGATAATATCCGCGCGATGCGTGAATTGTTGTTATCTGACGAATATGCAGAACAAAAACGTGCGGTCAACCGTTTTATACTGATACTGGCCACACTTTATGCCCAGAACGCCCAGGCGTTTGCTGCGGCGACCGAGTCTCTTCACGGGCGCACCCGCATCTATTTTGCTGAAGAGGCACGGACGCTGCTGAAAAGCGGTAATCACACTAAACCAAAACCGATTCCAGGCACGCCCTGGTGGGTGATCACCAATACCAACACGGGCCGGAAATGCAGTATGATCGCACATATCATGCAGTCAATGCAGTTTCCCGCTGAGTTAATAGAGAAGGTTTGCGGTACTATTTAG
- the glnS gene encoding glutamine--tRNA ligase, whose translation MSEAEIRPTNFIRQIIDQDLAAGKHTTIHTRFPPEPNGYLHIGHAKSICLNFGIARDYQGQCNLRFDDTNPAKEDIEYVESIKNDVQWLGFQWSGDIHYSSDYFDQLYQYAMELINKGLAYVDELTVDEIREYRGSLKEPGKNSPYRQRNIEENRQLFEKMRAGEFAEGQACLRAKIDMASPFIVLRDPVLYRIKFAEHHQTGNKWCIYPMYDFTHCISDALEGITHSLCTLEFQDNRRLYDWVLDNITIPVHPRQYEFSRLNLEYTVMSKRKLNQLVVEKHVEGWDDPRMPTLSGLRRRGYTAGAIREFCKRIGVTKQDNTIEMASLESCIREDLNEHAPRAMAVIDPVKLIIENYPQGESEMVTMANHPAKPEMGSRQVPFSAEIWIDRADFREEANKQYKRLVSGKEVRLRNAYVVKAERVEKDAEGKITTIFCRYDPDTLSRDPADGRKVKGVIHWVSAAQALPVEFRLYDRLFSVPDPGAEDDFLTVINPQSLVIKQGFAEPSLAQAQPGQAYQFEREGYFCLDSRYATADHLVFNRTVGLRDSWGQSGQ comes from the coding sequence ATGAGTGAGGCTGAGATCCGCCCGACTAACTTTATTCGCCAGATCATTGATCAGGATCTGGCTGCTGGTAAACACACCACGATTCATACTCGTTTTCCGCCAGAACCCAATGGTTATCTGCATATTGGTCATGCGAAATCGATTTGTCTGAACTTTGGCATTGCCAGGGACTATCAGGGACAGTGCAACTTACGCTTCGATGATACTAACCCGGCGAAAGAAGATATCGAGTATGTTGAGTCGATCAAAAATGATGTGCAGTGGTTAGGATTCCAGTGGTCAGGGGATATTCATTACTCATCTGATTATTTCGATCAACTCTATCAATATGCTATGGAGCTGATTAACAAAGGCCTGGCCTATGTGGATGAACTTACGGTGGATGAAATCCGTGAATATCGTGGTTCACTGAAGGAGCCTGGAAAAAACAGCCCATATCGGCAACGGAATATTGAAGAAAACCGGCAGTTGTTTGAAAAAATGCGTGCTGGCGAGTTTGCGGAAGGTCAAGCCTGTCTGCGGGCGAAAATTGATATGGCTTCCCCCTTTATTGTCCTGCGTGATCCGGTGCTCTATCGGATTAAATTTGCCGAACATCACCAGACTGGCAATAAATGGTGCATCTATCCGATGTACGACTTTACCCACTGTATCAGTGATGCGCTGGAAGGTATTACGCACTCCTTGTGTACCCTGGAATTTCAGGATAACCGTCGCCTGTATGACTGGGTGCTGGATAATATCACGATCCCGGTGCACCCACGGCAGTATGAGTTTTCGCGTCTCAATCTCGAATATACGGTAATGTCCAAGCGTAAGCTCAATCAGCTGGTGGTGGAAAAGCATGTTGAGGGATGGGATGATCCACGGATGCCAACCCTTTCCGGGCTGCGTCGCCGTGGCTATACGGCAGGCGCTATCCGCGAATTCTGTAAACGCATCGGCGTCACTAAACAGGACAATACCATCGAGATGGCATCGCTGGAATCCTGTATTCGTGAGGATCTGAATGAACACGCTCCGCGTGCTATGGCGGTGATTGATCCGGTTAAACTGATCATTGAAAACTATCCGCAGGGTGAGAGTGAAATGGTCACGATGGCCAATCATCCGGCAAAGCCTGAGATGGGGAGTCGTCAAGTTCCGTTCAGCGCTGAAATATGGATTGATCGTGCCGATTTCCGTGAAGAGGCCAACAAGCAATACAAACGTCTGGTTTCTGGTAAAGAGGTGCGTTTGCGCAATGCTTATGTCGTTAAGGCTGAGCGTGTTGAAAAAGATGCAGAGGGTAAAATTACAACCATCTTCTGTCGTTATGATCCTGACACGTTGAGTCGTGATCCTGCAGATGGCCGCAAAGTGAAAGGGGTCATTCACTGGGTGAGCGCAGCGCAGGCATTACCGGTTGAGTTTCGTCTTTATGATCGCCTGTTCAGTGTGCCCGATCCGGGGGCAGAAGATGATTTTCTGACCGTTATCAATCCGCAATCACTGGTAATTAAACAGGGCTTTGCCGAACCTTCGCTGGCGCAAGCACAGCCTGGGCAGGCGTATCAGTTCGAACGGGAAGGCTATTTCTGTCTTGATAGTCGTTACGCAACTGCCGATCATCTGGTTTTCAATCGTACAGTGGGTTTGCGTGATAGCTGGGGACAATCCGGGCAGTAA
- the nagA gene encoding N-acetylglucosamine-6-phosphate deacetylase: MYALTEGRIYTSHEILDNHAIIIADGLIKALCLQTDIPPGITQHPVNGAILAPGFIDIQVNGCGGVQFNDSPEAISIDTLEIMQQANQRAGCTSYLPTLITCSDDLIKQAVRVMREYRQKHANQALGLHLEGPWLNKIKKGTHNPHYIRQPDAALVDFLCQNADVITTVTLAPECVPADVIRQLVAAGIVVSAGHSCATLNEAVMGFRAGITCATHLYNAMPAISARTPGLIGAVFDHPDIYCGIIADGLHVDFANIRQAKRLKGDKLCLITDATAAAGASIEQFTFAGKTIYCRNGLCVDEHGTLSGSSLTMIEGIRHLVEQGGIALDEVLRMATLYPARAIGVEKRLGSIAPGKVANLVAFSRDYKIMTTIVNGNEVFSASI, encoded by the coding sequence ATGTATGCATTAACTGAGGGCCGGATCTATACCAGCCACGAAATTCTTGATAATCATGCGATTATTATCGCCGATGGCCTGATAAAAGCGCTTTGTTTACAAACTGATATCCCCCCCGGCATCACTCAGCATCCGGTTAATGGCGCGATTCTGGCACCGGGTTTTATCGATATCCAGGTCAACGGCTGCGGCGGCGTGCAGTTTAACGACAGCCCGGAAGCAATCAGTATCGATACGCTGGAAATTATGCAGCAAGCCAATCAACGCGCGGGCTGCACCAGTTATTTACCGACCCTGATCACCTGCAGTGACGATCTGATAAAACAGGCGGTCAGGGTGATGCGTGAGTACCGACAAAAACATGCAAACCAGGCACTGGGCCTGCATCTTGAAGGGCCGTGGCTGAATAAAATCAAAAAAGGCACCCATAATCCACACTATATCCGCCAGCCAGACGCCGCGCTGGTAGACTTCCTGTGTCAAAACGCCGACGTCATTACCACTGTCACGCTCGCGCCGGAATGTGTCCCCGCTGATGTTATCCGGCAATTAGTCGCTGCCGGGATCGTAGTCTCTGCGGGCCACTCCTGTGCAACACTCAACGAGGCCGTGATGGGATTTCGCGCCGGGATCACCTGTGCTACGCATCTCTATAATGCCATGCCCGCTATCTCCGCGCGCACGCCAGGGCTTATCGGCGCGGTTTTCGATCACCCCGATATCTACTGCGGTATTATCGCGGATGGCCTGCATGTCGATTTTGCCAATATTCGTCAGGCAAAACGTCTGAAAGGTGACAAACTGTGCCTGATAACCGATGCAACTGCGGCGGCTGGTGCCAGTATTGAGCAGTTCACTTTTGCCGGTAAAACCATCTATTGCCGTAACGGGCTATGCGTCGATGAACACGGTACACTTAGTGGTTCTTCACTGACGATGATCGAAGGCATCCGTCATCTTGTCGAACAGGGGGGTATCGCGCTCGATGAGGTATTACGTATGGCCACGCTCTATCCTGCGCGTGCTATTGGCGTAGAAAAACGGCTCGGCAGTATTGCCCCCGGCAAAGTCGCCAACCTGGTGGCTTTTAGCCGGGATTATAAAATCATGACGACTATCGTTAATGGTAATGAGGTCTTTAGCGCGTCAATATAA